A region of the Candidatus Bathyarchaeota archaeon genome:
GAGAGTATGGATTGAACTTGTTTTTTTAAGCGTGTCAGCATTTTGCTTCGCGGTAGTGTTTATGGTGGCAATCTTTATTTAAAACGTGGTTCTGAAAAGTAAGAAACTAGGTGGTTATGATGATTGAAGTTGGTCAGTTGAAAGTTGATGGGAAAACTGCGCTGGGCTTGAAGGTAGATTTGCCGGATTCTCCTCCTCTCGTTGCAGTTATCGGGGAGAGGGGCTTTGTTATGTGTGGATTCTTAAATGTGGATGTGGCTGAGAGGCTTGGTGTGACAGCGGCGATGGTTAGCGGTGTTAAAACTTTTGATGATGTACTTGATGCAGAAGTTAAGGCGGTT
Encoded here:
- a CDS encoding DUF1805 domain-containing protein — its product is MIEVGQLKVDGKTALGLKVDLPDSPPLVAVIGERGFVMCGFLNVDVAERLGVTAAMVSGVKTFDDVLDAEVKAVTSKAKMKGIKQGMKGREAVKLLF